From the Flavobacterium gyeonganense genome, the window TAAAAAAGAACTTCCGGTATCCACCCATCCGTACTTATTTATTTCTCCTCTAAAAAAAGAAGCCCTATTTGTCCCTTTTTCCCAAATAATTTCAGCTCTGTCAATAAAACGCTCGTCATTAATTACCAATAGTCCTCCTTCTCCTGAAATTATATTCTTTGTTTCATGAAAAGAAAAAGCTGCCATATGACCAATACTCCCTAATGGTTTACCTTTATAAAATGAATCTATTGCCTGCGCAGCATCTTCAATTACCAACAAATTATATTTATTTGCCAAATCCATAATAGAATCCATATCACAAGCCACTCCGGCATAATGAACAGGAACTATAGCTTTTGTTTTAGCAGTAATTAAACTTTCTATTTGTGAAACGTCTATATTAGGGGTGTCAGCTTCACTATCTATAAAAACTATTTTAGCTCCTTGCCTTATAAATGCCAACGCAGTAGATACAAAAGTATATGAAGGAATTATAATTTCATCACCTTCTTTAATATTTGATAAAATAGCTGCCATTTCAAGCGCATCAGTACAAGATGTAGTAAGCAAGCATTTTTTAAACCCATATTTATCTTCAAAAAAACTTTGACATTTTTTTGTAAAAATACCATTGCCTGATATCTTTCCTGATTCAACAGCTTGATTTATATAATTTGTTTCTTGTCCTGTTAAATATGGTTTATTAAAAGGTATTATAAATTCCATAAATGGTAAATATTTATTGATTCTATTATTTTAAAATTTGCTGATTTATATAAACTCATTGCTGGTATATTGTCTAACTGCGTTGTAACTCTAATTTCATCAAGTCCTGCTTCTTTTGATCTGGAAATTGATTCAACAATTAATTGCTTCCCTATTCCCTTTCCTCTTGATTCCTGAGAAACAGCTAATAAACTAATTTCAACAACAGTTTCACTTTTCTTTATTAATGTTATAAACCCCTCTATAAGATCATCAATAACAGCAACCAATACATCAAATTTAGATTTATCCGTTAAGGAATTCTCAATCCATCTGATATACAATCTTTCAAACTCTTGATTAACGAAGTTTTTATCAAGAAAAATCTTGAATATTTACCACTTTGTATTGCTAATTCCTTTAATCTGTCAAAACTATCTCTATTTATATCGAATGACCGAATTAATATATTTTTATTGCTTTGTAAGAAAAACGTTTTTTGGGATAAAACTATTTTTTTATCAATTATTCTAATATTAGGAATATCAATAATATTTTTAGAAAAAATATAAATTAATCTAAACTTAATAGATTTTTCTATAAAATCAGATGTAGTCAAATCATTAATATCCTCAATCTGTATTCTACCTACTTCATAACCAAAAAAAGAGGAATCCCAATCTAATCGTTCAATTACATTCATAAATACCTTTATTGATTATCTTAAAATTATTTAAGAATTAATTATGGATTTTGTTATTATTCTTTTAAAAACTAAAATTAATGTAGCAAAAAAAACAGCTAAAATCAAACCAAAAACAATTCCTTTAAACTTTCCAAACTTATCATTCATTAGAGGTAAAATAGGCCTGTCAATTACCTGAATCAATGGTGTTTCTTTTCTTAAAGCCACTTTAGCTAATTCAGTTTGTTTAACTAACTCTGTTAAAATAGCTGTATTAGCCTGAACATCAACTTGTCTTCTTATAGAAGGAGAACGTTTAACATTTAGTGCAGGATTCAAATTAAATGTTCTGTCATTAGCCACCGCTACTCCTGAAATTGCACTATTTAATGCACTGCGAATAGAGTCTGTTTGTCTCTGCAAAATATTCATATTGCTTCTTGCCTTCTTAGTTTTAGTTGTTATATAAAATTGCCCTACTTGTCTCGCAAGAGCCTCACAAAAATACTTGGCAAATAGTTCATTTGTAGAAAGTACATCCATACTAATGATATCTATTTTTTTATCTTTTTTAGAAACAAACAATTTTTTTTGATAAATCTCTATAAATTTCACCTAAAATACTATCATGAACTCGAGTAAAACCTTTACGATTAATGATAGGCAAAAATTGAATATCTTTAATCTTAGGTTCATCTTTCCAATTTTCTCGCCAATTTTCATTTTGAATGTACATTTCTGCCAAAGAAATGTTTTTTCCATCAACTAAAACAGATGTCAATAATGTATTTTCTACCATGCTCCGGGATTTAAATAATTCCGCTAAATTAGAATCCGAAAAAACACTTCCTCCTGTTCCTCCAATATCTAACCCAAATGAACTTGCTAAGCCTAACGCTCCTCCTAATCCCGTTGATTTCTCATCTTCTAATGCAAAAGACAAAGTAGCTGTATAAACAGGCTTTTTAATAACTGAATAAGTCAATCCCAAACCGGCACCAATTATAGCAGCAATTAAAATAATTTTCCATTGCGAAACTAAATAGCACCACCATTCTTTTAATGTCACTAATAATTCTTTCAATGAAACTTCATCCTTTTTAACTGGTAAACTATTTTCCATAAAAAATTAATTATTTAAAAGCAGTAACAATTAATAATGCTAAACTAGTAATTACACTTCCTATGCTAACCCATTCTCCCGTAGATATTTTTTTAGTTTCCGGCTTTTCAGGAACTACAATCTGGGAATCCGGTGCTACTTTAGGGTATGATCTAAAGAATAGAAATGACCCTGTCACTGCAGCTTTCCCATTAGGATAAATAATATAAGCTTTTTTCTTCCATCCTTTATTATCAACACCCCCAACTGCATTTATATAATATCTAAACCCTTTGCCATTTCGATAAGGGATTTCGGAATTAAGTAAAACACTTCCCGTAACTTTAACCCCTTCATTCAATATCGAAATTTCTATTTCATCATCTGGAAATAAAGTCACATTAGAATAATGATCTTTATCTTTCATAATTTTTTTCCAATCTACAGGAATGGTAACATATTTCAACTCCTCTTTTAATTTTTTTGCAAGATCTTCCTTTAAGGTATCATTTTTAGCCAGGTTCAGATCAACTCTTTCTATTTGATCAATTTGTTCTTGCTTAATAGGTCTTTTAATTTTCATCCCTTCTAAATTAGCAACAGAAGTTAATCCACCAGCGCGCATCACTATATTGTAAACAGATTCTTTTTTGTTTGCTAATACGTATTTACCCGGATAAGAAACTGCTCCACTAATTGTTACCATTTGTGGTTTTTCATAAACTGCCATTCTTCGAATATTAATAACATCAAAAGGTTTTAATACAAAGTTTTTAACCTGTTCATTATTATCCGCAGTAATTTCTAATTCTACCAATTCTATGCGTTTTGGATTAGCATCGTCAATTTCGTCAGATTTAATCATTCTGGCTATTTCTACTCTTTTTGAAGCAGAACCTGTTAAACCTCCAACCTGAGCTACTAAATCATTTAATGTCAGATTATCATAAAATGGATATTCGCCCGGATTTTTAACTTCGCCATCAATTGTAACTTTATATTCTTCTCTAAAATCTAAAATTGAATATACTGTTACTTCGTCTTCTCTTTTAATTCGATATTGGCATTCAGATCTCCGGCTAAAGCATTTTCTAAATTTACATTTACTATTTCGGTTGTTAAGTCAGACTTTAAACGAATAATTCTAGCTCTTTTAGTATAAGCATCTTCTTTAAGCCCTTCTGCCCTGGCTATTATATCCGAAACTCTCATTCCTGCATTATAAGAATAATAATCCGGTCTAAAGACGGCTCCTTCTATTTTTATACGATTTTCGAACCTGTTTAGAATTTTAGTAATTCTGAATACGTCTCCTGATTGAGGTATGTATGTAGAAAATTCGCTTTGATTAATATCATGAACCTTAAATTCTTTTCCTGTCTTCTGTAAAACATTTACTGATGCCGTATATGCAAATTCATTAAATCCTGAAGCAAAATTTAATAAATCAGAGAATTTTTCCCCTTTTTTCATCTCAAAAATCCCAGGTCTTTTAACTTCACCTTCTACAGTCACCCTTTGAGTATAAACCGGAATTCGTATTACGTCGTTTTCTTTTAAAGAAACATTATCAGACTGATCTCCTTTGACTAAAAAACGATAAATATCAATGTTTTTATAAACTTTATTATTTCTTATTAATTCGATATTTCTGTAACTGCCATTTTTCCCTGGACCTCCTGCTAAATGTAATGCATTGTAAACTGTTGCCAGAGATGAGATCGAATAATTTCCAGGTTGCTTACCTCCTACAATAGTTATTTTGATAGTTCTGATTCTGCTTAAACTTACACTTACCTGAGACTGACCAGATCTTACTGTGCTATAAACCCTTGCTATTGCGGCTTTGATTTTTTGTGTTGCGGCTTCAATTGATATTCCGGCCACAGAAATTTGACCAACATACTGAATAGTAATTTTTCCTTCAACACTTACCGGTATGCTGGCATTATATTCCTGCACACCGTAAACACTTACCTGAAGCTCATCTCCTGGACCTAAAACATAATTCATCGGAGTAGCGAGATTAGAATCTGGCTCAAAATTTAAAGTGGGATTATCAAATAATTCAGAACCAAAAATTAAAGCATTAACAGAATCTTTAACTTTATTATTTACAATTTTTTCCTGAGTACGTCCTGAATCTTTTTTATTTGTAGTACTCTTTTTTTCTTCCTCTTTTTTATTCAAAGTACTTGTAACCATACCTTCATTTACCCTTACTTTTAACTTAGAAAATTCAGCTGCACTCATACCTTTTGATAGTATCATCGGTTCAGCCTCTTCAATTGTCATATTGTTACTTTTCAGTTGAGTTCGTATTTTAGCAATATCACTATCAGACAAATAATCTACTTTTACAGTACTCAAATCACTTGATTTCATTAAGTCCTGAGCGTTTAACTGAAAAGAAAAAAAGTAAAAAACAATAAAAGAAGAACAGTTACATTTTTCATATTTTAATAATGTTTTGATTTTGATAAAAATTCAATCAGCAATTGTTTTATGAATATTGTTTTTTATAATAATCTTTATAGGAACCAGAAGTAACGTTTTTTAACCATTCTTCATTATTCAAATACCAATTAATAGTTCTTTCTAAGCCTTCTTCAAAAGTCACAGAGGGCTTCCATCCAAGTTCTTTATTAATTTTAGAGGCGTCAATTGCATAACGGAGATCATGACCCGGCCTATCTTTTACATAAGTAATTAATTCTTCAGATTTACCTTTTTCCCTTCCTAATTTTTCATCCATAATCTGGCATAATAATTTAACCAAATCAATATTTTTCCATTCATTAAAACCTCCGATATTATAAGTTTCATGATTTTTTCCTTCATGAAAAACTAAATCAATTGCAATAGCATGATCCTCAACAAAGAGCCAGTCACGAGTATAATTTCCATCTCCATAAACAGGCAATGGTTTATTATTAATAATATTATTAATAAAAAGCGGAATTAGTTTTTCAGGGAAGTGATAGGACCCATAATTATTTGAACAGTTTGTTAAAACATAAGGCAAGCCGTATGTTTCCCCATAAGCCCTTACAAAATGGTCTGAACTTGCTTTTGATGCTGAATATGGAGAATTAGGGTCATACGCAGTAGTTTCTGTAAAAAGCCCTTCATTCCCTAGAGAACCATAAACTTCATCTGTACTGATATGATAAAATCTCTTCCCATCAAAATTATCTTTCCATTGCTTTTTAGCAGCGTTAAGCAGATTCATAGTTCCAATAACATTTGTCTTCACAAATGCCAATGGGTCTTCGATTGATCTGTCAACATGAGATTCTGCCGCCAAGTGAAGTACGCCTTCAAAATTATGAATTGAAAAAAGTTCATTAATAAAAACTTCATCAACAATATCTCCTTTTATAAAATTATAATTAGGTTTGTTTTCTATATCTTTAATGTTTTCCAGATTCCCAGCATAAGTTAAAGCATCTAAATTGTAAA encodes:
- a CDS encoding GNAT family N-acetyltransferase; this translates as MYIRWIENSLTDKSKFDVLVAVIDDLIEGFITLIKKSETVVEISLLAVSQESRGKGIGKQLIVESISRSKEAGLDEIRVTTQLDNIPAMSLYKSANFKIIESINIYHLWNL
- a CDS encoding Wzz/FepE/Etk N-terminal domain-containing protein, whose product is MENSLPVKKDEVSLKELLVTLKEWWCYLVSQWKIILIAAIIGAGLGLTYSVIKKPVYTATLSFALEDEKSTGLGGALGLASSFGLDIGGTGGSVFSDSNLAELFKSRSMVENTLLTSVLVDGKNISLAEMYIQNENWRENWKDEPKIKDIQFLPIINRKGFTRVHDSILGEIYRDLSKKIVCF
- the rfbB gene encoding dTDP-glucose 4,6-dehydratase; amino-acid sequence: MKKILITGGAGFIGSHVVRRFVNKYPEYQIYNLDALTYAGNLENIKDIENKPNYNFIKGDIVDEVFINELFSIHNFEGVLHLAAESHVDRSIEDPLAFVKTNVIGTMNLLNAAKKQWKDNFDGKRFYHISTDEVYGSLGNEGLFTETTAYDPNSPYSASKASSDHFVRAYGETYGLPYVLTNCSNNYGSYHFPEKLIPLFINNIINNKPLPVYGDGNYTRDWLFVEDHAIAIDLVFHEGKNHETYNIGGFNEWKNIDLVKLLCQIMDEKLGREKGKSEELITYVKDRPGHDLRYAIDASKINKELGWKPSVTFEEGLERTINWYLNNEEWLKNVTSGSYKDYYKKQYS